CAAGAAACATACTATTAATTCCAAGACGTTTAATATCTTTTGTTTGCCAGAAATCTTTTCCTGACATTAAAGATGCTTTTTCTTCTAACGTCATTTGTGCAATTAATTCTTTATATGTCATTTCAATTCCTCATTTAAATTTCAGCGGCACTCCACCCAAGAGACACGTCCGAAAGGCTTATTTTGTATTTTGACATCAGTAGACAAATAGCTATACTTTTTACATCTCTATAGAAAGATTCTACTATAGAATGTCATCATTTTCTAATAGATCTTACGAAAAGTTACATGAAGTAAATTTGATGGCTGAAACTCAAAACATAATGAAAGCAGGGAACTTTACCTTCAGCTCCCTGCTTTCTTCATGACATATAGTTTCCCAAGAGTAGGGCCGCATGTTCTCTCTCAGTATTTGAAGACATCACTTTAAGCCAATACTTAATTAAATCCTACTAGTTTTTGAGAAATTTTATAGGCACCAATAGACACTTTCCGTCCTGCACTCCCTGGAAGATTAATTAAATTCCCCATAATGCCATATTTCAAACGACGATACAAGTGAGTGTCTTTATTTTTGATGTATTTCCACAGTGCCGCTTTTTTCTGGAGGTTTTCCGCCGTTCCAGAACGAATCAATAGAATGGCAGATACCACAGTGACGATCTCTAAATGCCTTAACATGTAGCCTTTTAAATTCGGATTTTTAATCGACTCAAGATCGATTTGTTCGATCATTAACTTATTCACTTTAATCTGCTGGTCAATCCGTTTAATCATAGTCGCCTCTTGAACTGATTGATCTTCTCTTCCAATGAAATACCGATACAAATCAACATTGACATAATAGAGTTTTTTCACATGTTGCAATGGGGCATAAACATAAAGATTATCCACATAAAAAGTATGTTTCGGTAGTTCGAGTCCACTATCAATTAATAATTGTGTTCGATAAATGACTGAGTGCATTAAAATATACTGCCCTTTACGAAAAGGTTTCATGTCATTCCAACTAAAAATAACATCTTGAGGAAGGACGTTATCATATTTCATTATTTTCTTGTATTTAGCATGCTCTTTTTCATAAACGAAATTATTAATGACCATATCGACGATCTTTTCATCCGTACTTAAATATCGTAATGCTTCTAATACCTTCATGTACGCTCTAGTATCAACCCAATCATCACTATCTACCACTTTAAAATACAGTCCAGATGCATGTCTAATTCCCGCATTAACCGCTTCTCCGTGACCACCATTTTTTTGATGTATGGCTCGCACGATAGTAGGGTATTTCAATGCATATTCATTAGCAATAGCCGACGTTTGATCCACAGAACCGTCATTCACAATCAGAATTTCTACGTCCTCTCCTCCAGGCAAAAGAGATTCTATACAATATCTCATATAATCTTGTGAATTATAACAAGGTATCGCGACTGATAATAATTTCATATTCACACTACCTTTACTCGCCCTGCTTTTCAGGCTCTTGTTTAAATATTATTTTAAATATCGGGAAGAACACCCAAAAGGCGATAGCACTGTTTATCGTCATTGTCACCACATCTGCTGCAGTCTCACCAAAGGAGCCCATCCCCCACGTGTTCATCAACAACTCATAAATTGGGGCTTTATAGAACCCTTGAGCAGCGGCAGCACCTATCGTAATAATCACATAAGCTATCAGGTACCAAAAGGCGGCTTTCCAAATGTTACTGTTTGATTTAAATGTAA
The DNA window shown above is from Salipaludibacillus agaradhaerens and carries:
- a CDS encoding glycosyltransferase family 2 protein; the protein is MKLLSVAIPCYNSQDYMRYCIESLLPGGEDVEILIVNDGSVDQTSAIANEYALKYPTIVRAIHQKNGGHGEAVNAGIRHASGLYFKVVDSDDWVDTRAYMKVLEALRYLSTDEKIVDMVINNFVYEKEHAKYKKIMKYDNVLPQDVIFSWNDMKPFRKGQYILMHSVIYRTQLLIDSGLELPKHTFYVDNLYVYAPLQHVKKLYYVNVDLYRYFIGREDQSVQEATMIKRIDQQIKVNKLMIEQIDLESIKNPNLKGYMLRHLEIVTVVSAILLIRSGTAENLQKKAALWKYIKNKDTHLYRRLKYGIMGNLINLPGSAGRKVSIGAYKISQKLVGFN